The following proteins are co-located in the Polystyrenella longa genome:
- a CDS encoding efflux RND transporter periplasmic adaptor subunit, whose translation MPSSERHKKIPASSSRLISKMRRLLLLTLLFLIGCGSAATNEDSDSVEKELPTIEVAVLEVTPQPWPREIRSQGNLTPDDRAIIGSEIEGRVDQVHVDLGDSVEEGTPLVTIKQEEFKLRVEQAEAELLQTRSALGLQPGTPISALDPQKAPPVMEAKALWREAKAHLDRAQQLQSSNSISLAEVEQLQAATDVAEARYRSAINSVQEKIALIGVKQAEVSLAKDDLQNTIIHAPFKGMVVIRQISPGTFVRVGDPAIALVRLDQLRFRGTIPERYALQLSKGQKVELDIESVPEPLVVEVTRISPAVDLANRSLLFEALIDNSDGKLRSGLFATGRVVTDEEATAIVVPSSALVEFAGSEKVWKVVDGAAEEQQVLTGERRDGRIEIVKGLQSGDVILQTGTEGEVARVNVTSRAVAENKSSQRDPAK comes from the coding sequence GTGCCTTCTTCTGAACGACATAAAAAAATACCCGCGAGCAGTTCTCGCTTAATCTCAAAAATGCGACGGCTTTTGCTGCTAACCTTGCTGTTCCTCATTGGCTGTGGCTCAGCCGCTACGAATGAAGATTCTGATTCGGTCGAAAAGGAATTGCCGACGATAGAGGTCGCTGTACTGGAAGTGACCCCTCAGCCCTGGCCTCGGGAGATTCGCAGTCAAGGGAATTTGACACCAGATGACCGGGCGATTATCGGCAGCGAAATCGAAGGGCGAGTCGATCAGGTCCATGTTGATTTGGGGGATTCGGTGGAAGAGGGAACGCCGCTGGTCACGATCAAGCAGGAAGAGTTCAAACTTCGTGTCGAACAAGCAGAAGCTGAATTGCTACAAACTCGCTCGGCGTTGGGATTACAACCGGGGACTCCAATCTCGGCGCTTGACCCTCAGAAGGCGCCGCCCGTGATGGAGGCTAAGGCACTGTGGAGAGAAGCAAAAGCACACTTGGACCGGGCTCAGCAGCTCCAATCAAGCAATTCGATTTCCCTGGCCGAAGTGGAACAACTACAAGCAGCCACCGATGTTGCTGAAGCGCGGTATCGATCGGCCATTAACAGCGTGCAGGAGAAGATCGCGCTGATTGGAGTCAAGCAGGCTGAAGTCTCGCTGGCCAAAGATGACCTGCAAAACACAATCATCCACGCTCCGTTTAAAGGCATGGTGGTCATTCGCCAGATTTCACCCGGAACATTTGTTCGTGTCGGTGATCCTGCGATTGCTCTTGTGAGACTCGACCAACTTCGTTTTCGTGGAACGATCCCTGAACGGTATGCGTTGCAACTTTCTAAAGGTCAAAAAGTGGAGCTCGATATTGAGTCTGTACCGGAGCCTTTGGTCGTCGAGGTAACTCGTATCAGCCCCGCTGTCGATTTGGCGAATCGTTCCTTGTTGTTTGAGGCATTAATAGACAACTCCGATGGAAAACTGCGAAGTGGTCTCTTTGCGACCGGTCGCGTCGTGACTGATGAAGAGGCGACCGCCATCGTTGTCCCTTCTTCGGCGCTCGTTGAATTCGCCGGTTCAGAAAAGGTCTGGAAAGTCGTCGACGGAGCCGCAGAGGAACAACAGGTTCTTACAGGCGAACGCCGCGACGGAAGGATCGAAATCGTCAAGGGACTTCAATCCGGAGACGTAATCCTGCAAACAGGGACTGAAGGAGAAGTTGCCCGTGTGAATGTCACGAGTAGGGCGGTCGCGGAAAACAAATCTTCTCAGAGAGATCCTGCTAAGTAG